AGCACGCGCGTGTAGAACTCCTTGGATTTCTGGGCATCGCGAACCTTCAGCACGATGTGGCCAAGCTTTCGGGCTTGAATCATCGCTGTGCTCCCGCGCTCAAGGGCGCCTGTGCGTGGTCAGGGCGTATCGCAGGGTCGTCACCTGGGTCAGTATAGCGCCGCTCCCTCCACTCCTTGATCGCAATCGCGTGCTTTGGATAGTGCCCGTATGTATCGAGGCGGAGGCGATGGCGGAAGCGGGTATCGCCACCGAGTTGGTCCTCGGGCACGCCTTCGATGAGCTCGATCAGCCGGCGGTGAACGTCCTCCTGGTGCTGGAACACCTCGAGCAGCGATAGAGTCTTCTTCCGTTCGGTCGTTTGGGCGTTGAAGGTATCGATGCCGCCGTACGTCACCGAGTATCGCGGTGGCCTCTTGCCCATGAGAACGAGCGGCAAATGTTTCAACGCCTCCTCTTCCCAGGTGGTTACGTGAGCAATGATGTCTCTCGC
The Candidatus Methylomirabilota bacterium DNA segment above includes these coding regions:
- a CDS encoding DinB family protein, which gives rise to MQRLDKAWSVFRESYAGLPDSELLEPGVTGAWSARDIIAHVTTWEEEALKHLPLVLMGKRPPRYSVTYGGIDTFNAQTTERKKTLSLLEVFQHQEDVHRRLIELIEGVPEDQLGGDTRFRHRLRLDTYGHYPKHAIAIKEWRERRYTDPGDDPAIRPDHAQAPLSAGAQR